One genomic window of Gemmatimonadales bacterium includes the following:
- a CDS encoding PadR family transcriptional regulator: protein MADPRNELVQGTLEMLVLRTLALEPMHGWGIAHRIEQMSGAVFLVTQGSLYPALIRMKRRGWVRTSWRTTENNRRARYYELTAIGASQLDVERAAWQRASEAINGILSPRWALADL from the coding sequence ATGGCCGACCCGCGCAACGAACTGGTCCAGGGAACCCTGGAGATGCTGGTGCTCCGCACCCTCGCGCTCGAACCGATGCACGGGTGGGGGATTGCCCACCGGATCGAGCAGATGTCCGGTGCCGTCTTCCTGGTGACGCAGGGATCGCTCTACCCCGCCCTCATCCGGATGAAGCGGCGCGGCTGGGTCCGGACCTCGTGGCGCACGACCGAGAACAACCGGCGCGCGCGGTATTACGAACTCACCGCGATCGGTGCGAGCCAGCTCGACGTCGAACGCGCCGCGTGGCAGCGCGCGTCGGAGGCGATCAACGGCATCCTGAGCCCGCGCTGGGCACTGGCGGACCTGTGA
- a CDS encoding ABC transporter permease, whose translation MDRLRLALARIRGLFGRSGRDQNLNDEIAHHLELETRQRIAAGVAPDEAQRQARLAFGPIEAMKEMHRDGRGIIWLEEFVGDLRYAFRALRRAPILGGAAIITLAIGIGANTAIYSAVDAVILRPLPFNDPDRLVMLTEENVDRGWHLNVAAPANYLDWKDQVAAFKDVAAYIPYFDTVTLTGQGEPRAIDGATVTGNFFSVLGVRAARGRTFTDQETWSGGTIVAIISDRLWRTQFGADPAVVGRTVQLAGTGAEIVGIMPPGFTYPSASTDVWVPTGWNRDNRSQVFFRRAHFIRPIARLKPGVTAHEANAQLQVVVQRLQQQYPATNTHMGAALLPLHDFIVGTTRQPLIVLLAAVGLLLLIACANVGNLMLIQAAGRGRETALRLALGARRGRLVRQGLAENLLLSVTGGAVGLALGWWGTHALAALIPSGMLPVDDISVRWPVVGYVIAITLGSGVIFGMAPILWTLRRVPGDALKEGGRGAGTSQRMRRWGRFIVVAEVALALLLSIGAGLLVRSFQRLERVNPGFDPDGVLAISTNIPGTRYDTATKISAFYRTVLQQVSAIPDVRSAAVTTSLPLTGGVGWTSDFTAAGRGPDGYGTEVAHRSVSPDYFRTMHVPIIRGRGFTPADRFDGAQVVVINEALARSYFRGENPVGQRIAFDRIPDSNSVWRTVVGVVGDERQAALATASQIELITPEQQAPSTFMNLMVRTGHDPMAVAGSIRRVVAGIDPSIAFTSVQTMDDVRDQSLAQARFLMTLLFAFAGAGLLLGAVGVYGVMAHAARGRTREMGIRVALGAQRPAVRWLVLREGLLLTAAGVALGVAAALVACRAMTALLYQVAASDPVTFLVVPSVLACTALMATWLPAARAARADPMESLRAE comes from the coding sequence ATGGATCGCCTTCGCCTTGCGCTGGCCAGAATCCGCGGGCTCTTCGGTCGCAGCGGCCGCGACCAGAACCTCAACGACGAGATCGCGCATCATCTCGAGCTGGAGACGCGCCAGCGGATCGCCGCCGGCGTCGCGCCGGACGAAGCGCAGCGCCAGGCGCGCCTCGCCTTCGGTCCGATCGAAGCGATGAAGGAGATGCACCGCGACGGACGCGGGATCATCTGGCTCGAGGAGTTCGTCGGCGATCTGCGCTACGCCTTCCGCGCACTGCGCCGCGCACCGATTCTCGGCGGTGCCGCGATCATCACGCTCGCCATCGGCATCGGCGCCAACACCGCGATCTATTCCGCGGTGGACGCCGTGATCCTCCGCCCGCTCCCGTTCAACGACCCCGACCGGCTGGTGATGCTGACCGAGGAAAATGTGGACCGCGGCTGGCACCTCAACGTCGCCGCCCCGGCGAACTATCTCGACTGGAAGGATCAGGTCGCGGCGTTCAAGGATGTCGCCGCGTACATCCCCTACTTCGACACCGTCACGCTTACCGGTCAAGGCGAGCCGCGAGCGATCGATGGCGCCACCGTGACCGGCAACTTTTTCTCGGTCCTCGGCGTGCGGGCGGCACGCGGCCGAACCTTCACCGATCAGGAGACGTGGAGCGGCGGGACGATCGTGGCAATCATCAGCGATCGCCTCTGGCGAACCCAGTTCGGTGCCGATCCCGCGGTCGTGGGGCGTACGGTCCAGCTCGCCGGCACTGGTGCCGAGATCGTCGGGATCATGCCGCCGGGTTTCACCTATCCATCGGCGTCCACCGATGTCTGGGTTCCCACTGGATGGAATCGGGACAATCGATCGCAGGTCTTCTTCCGGCGGGCTCATTTCATCCGCCCGATCGCGCGCCTCAAGCCCGGTGTGACCGCGCACGAGGCCAACGCGCAACTGCAGGTCGTGGTGCAGCGACTGCAGCAGCAATACCCCGCCACCAACACGCACATGGGCGCGGCCTTGCTCCCGCTGCACGACTTCATTGTCGGCACGACGCGGCAGCCGCTGATCGTCCTTCTCGCGGCGGTCGGGTTGCTGCTGCTGATCGCGTGCGCAAATGTCGGCAACCTGATGCTGATCCAGGCAGCGGGACGCGGCCGCGAAACTGCGCTGCGCCTCGCCCTCGGCGCGCGCCGCGGACGCCTGGTTCGCCAGGGACTCGCCGAGAATCTTCTCCTCTCCGTCACCGGCGGCGCCGTCGGGCTGGCACTGGGCTGGTGGGGAACCCACGCGCTGGCCGCATTGATACCGTCGGGGATGCTTCCGGTTGACGACATCAGCGTCCGCTGGCCGGTGGTCGGGTATGTCATCGCGATCACCCTGGGGAGCGGCGTCATCTTCGGCATGGCACCGATCCTCTGGACGCTGCGGCGTGTGCCCGGCGACGCGCTCAAGGAGGGTGGGCGCGGCGCGGGGACCAGCCAGCGGATGAGGCGCTGGGGTCGGTTCATCGTCGTGGCGGAGGTGGCGCTGGCGCTGCTGCTCTCGATCGGTGCCGGCCTGCTGGTGCGTTCGTTTCAGCGGCTCGAGCGCGTCAATCCCGGATTCGATCCCGATGGCGTCCTCGCGATCTCGACGAATATCCCCGGCACACGTTACGACACCGCAACGAAGATCAGCGCCTTCTATCGCACGGTGCTGCAACAGGTCAGCGCCATCCCAGACGTGCGCTCCGCCGCGGTGACGACGTCGCTGCCGCTGACCGGAGGCGTCGGCTGGACCAGCGACTTCACCGCGGCGGGACGTGGACCGGACGGCTACGGTACCGAGGTGGCACACCGGTCGGTTTCGCCCGATTACTTCCGCACCATGCACGTCCCGATCATCCGGGGACGCGGGTTCACGCCGGCCGATCGCTTCGACGGCGCCCAGGTCGTGGTGATCAACGAGGCGCTGGCGCGGAGCTACTTCCGCGGCGAGAACCCGGTCGGGCAGCGGATCGCGTTCGACCGGATTCCCGATTCCAATTCAGTCTGGCGCACCGTCGTCGGCGTGGTGGGCGACGAACGACAGGCCGCGCTCGCGACGGCGTCACAGATCGAATTGATCACGCCCGAACAGCAGGCGCCCTCGACCTTCATGAACCTCATGGTACGCACCGGCCATGATCCAATGGCGGTGGCGGGATCGATCAGGCGGGTCGTGGCCGGCATCGATCCGTCGATCGCCTTCACCAGCGTGCAGACAATGGACGACGTGCGCGATCAGTCGCTGGCGCAGGCGCGCTTCCTGATGACGCTGCTCTTTGCCTTTGCCGGCGCGGGATTGCTTCTCGGTGCCGTCGGTGTGTACGGCGTCATGGCCCACGCCGCCCGCGGGCGGACCCGCGAGATGGGAATTCGCGTGGCGCTCGGCGCACAGCGGCCGGCGGTGCGCTGGCTTGTCCTGCGCGAGGGATTGCTCCTGACCGCGGCCGGAGTGGCGCTGGGCGTCGCCGCGGCGCTGGTCGCCTGCCGCGCGATGACTGCGCTTCTCTATCAGGTCGCGGCGAGCGACCCGGTGACGTTCCTCGTCGTCCCGTCGGTCCTTGCCTGCACCGCATTGATGGCCACCTGGCTTCCAGCGGCGCGCGCCGCGCGGGCCGATCCGATGGAATCACTTCGAGCGGAATAG
- a CDS encoding ABC transporter permease produces the protein MTILNDLLERARSLLFRRRDERELAEELHTHAAMEAEHRRSRGTSAAEAHRQSILALGGVEPTKEAVRDARGTRLLDDSIGDVAYTLRTLGRSPGFAVVVILTLAIGIGGTTAVFSAVDHVLLQPLPYQSPGQLVRLYGASVQDPNGRGFLSPVHYKAYRTRLNSMDGVATILTYDEKGADIGSGNTVRRIRLLPTSSNYFDVIRVRPAVGQPYQPDAENGSGIEDNTDGGAVVVLSHQLWEDVFHGDPSAIGRTLVMNGRGYTVTGVMPDGFNDPVAGAIDAWVPLDLSQGNDPREAGNHYLSVIARLRPGVTIERAQAEVNSLAVELAREFPQQKDERARLYPLKDDIVGASSRSLEMMLGAVGLVLLLVCVNVANLMLVRGSERTREFAVRAALGAGGGRLVRQLLIESLTLALAGAVAGLIVARLAMSAMVALSAGNIPRLASLSLDPRLLLFALLVATASAVIFGLTPALRAARTQPGDALRDQSRGATSGRRSMRLREWLVVWQVALAFVLLVGASLLLASFRKIADVPLGVNAANVLTFELNLPSARYDSTARGRFYDEFDTRIETIPGVRAAGGISKLPATGPYHQWGAIPTTGPKAAEMQQRAVGAENRTVSGDYFRAAGIPLVAGRYFNASDDLSAPSRVVISADLAKAIFPGVDPIGQSLRTGGRAWEVIGVVGDVSVDNEGRTDFYIYHAHRQFAGDRNWSLTQVVSTTGSPTALEPAIRRELSQADPQLVMFRPMTLEAAIGRGAAQRVFTLKMLATFAVVALALAALGLFGVLSYGVKLRSREFGIRMALGADRPAIRRAVMANGLVVAGIGIAVGLAGAVALARTMASLMFHTSPLDPRVLGAAIVFMTIVAAVAAYIPAYRATAVDPRSALQ, from the coding sequence GTGACGATCCTCAACGACCTGCTCGAACGGGCCCGCTCGCTCCTCTTCCGGCGCCGGGATGAGCGCGAACTCGCCGAGGAACTCCACACCCACGCGGCGATGGAGGCGGAACATCGCCGAAGCCGTGGCACCAGCGCGGCCGAAGCGCATCGGCAGAGCATCCTCGCGCTGGGCGGCGTCGAACCGACGAAGGAAGCGGTGCGCGATGCGCGCGGCACGCGTCTCCTCGACGACAGCATCGGTGACGTGGCGTACACGCTTCGCACGCTGGGACGATCACCCGGGTTCGCGGTGGTGGTGATTCTCACCCTTGCCATCGGAATCGGCGGCACCACGGCAGTCTTCAGCGCGGTCGATCACGTCCTGCTGCAACCGCTGCCGTATCAGTCGCCGGGACAACTGGTCCGCCTCTACGGCGCGTCGGTGCAGGATCCCAACGGCCGCGGATTTCTCTCGCCCGTTCACTACAAGGCGTATCGCACCAGGCTCAACTCGATGGACGGTGTTGCCACAATTCTCACCTACGACGAGAAAGGCGCCGACATCGGCAGCGGGAACACAGTCCGACGGATCAGGCTCCTCCCGACGAGTTCCAACTACTTCGATGTGATTCGGGTCAGGCCTGCGGTTGGCCAGCCGTATCAGCCTGACGCCGAGAACGGCAGCGGGATCGAGGACAACACCGATGGCGGCGCGGTCGTGGTGTTGAGCCATCAGCTCTGGGAGGATGTGTTTCACGGCGATCCGTCGGCGATCGGCAGGACACTGGTCATGAACGGCCGCGGCTACACGGTCACCGGCGTGATGCCCGACGGATTCAACGATCCGGTCGCCGGAGCGATCGATGCATGGGTACCGCTCGACCTGAGTCAGGGGAACGATCCACGCGAAGCGGGGAATCACTACCTGTCGGTGATTGCGCGCCTCAGGCCGGGGGTCACGATCGAGCGAGCACAAGCCGAGGTGAATTCGCTCGCGGTTGAGCTTGCGCGGGAATTTCCGCAGCAGAAGGATGAACGCGCGCGACTCTATCCGCTGAAGGACGACATCGTCGGCGCGTCGAGCCGCTCGCTCGAGATGATGCTCGGCGCGGTGGGCCTCGTCCTCCTCCTGGTCTGCGTCAACGTCGCGAATCTCATGCTGGTCCGCGGCTCCGAACGCACCCGCGAGTTCGCGGTGCGCGCCGCGCTTGGTGCCGGTGGTGGCCGGCTGGTGCGGCAACTGCTGATCGAAAGCCTGACGCTGGCGCTTGCGGGCGCCGTCGCGGGATTGATCGTCGCGCGGCTTGCGATGTCGGCGATGGTCGCGTTGAGTGCCGGCAACATTCCGCGCCTCGCATCACTCTCGCTCGATCCAAGGTTGCTCCTCTTCGCGCTCCTGGTCGCCACGGCATCGGCGGTCATCTTCGGCCTGACGCCGGCGTTGCGGGCAGCACGGACGCAACCGGGTGACGCGCTTCGGGATCAGAGTCGCGGTGCCACGAGCGGCCGGCGCTCGATGCGGCTCCGCGAATGGCTGGTGGTCTGGCAGGTGGCGCTGGCCTTTGTCCTTCTCGTTGGCGCGTCGCTGCTCCTCGCCTCCTTCCGCAAGATCGCCGACGTGCCGCTCGGCGTGAACGCGGCGAACGTCCTGACGTTCGAGCTCAATCTCCCGTCGGCTCGATACGACTCGACGGCGCGTGGACGTTTCTACGACGAGTTCGACACGCGCATCGAAACGATCCCCGGCGTCCGCGCCGCCGGCGGGATCTCCAAACTTCCCGCGACCGGGCCGTACCATCAGTGGGGGGCAATTCCGACCACCGGACCGAAGGCCGCCGAGATGCAGCAGCGCGCCGTGGGCGCGGAGAACCGGACCGTCTCGGGAGATTATTTCCGTGCCGCCGGGATTCCGCTGGTGGCAGGACGCTATTTCAATGCGAGTGATGATCTGTCGGCACCAAGTCGCGTGGTGATCAGCGCCGATCTCGCCAAGGCGATCTTTCCCGGCGTCGACCCGATCGGCCAGTCGCTGCGTACCGGCGGCCGGGCGTGGGAAGTGATCGGCGTCGTGGGCGATGTATCAGTCGACAACGAAGGACGCACCGATTTCTACATCTATCACGCGCATCGGCAGTTTGCCGGCGACCGGAACTGGTCGCTGACACAAGTCGTGTCGACCACCGGTTCGCCGACGGCGCTCGAACCGGCGATTCGTCGCGAACTTTCGCAGGCTGACCCGCAGCTGGTGATGTTCCGGCCGATGACGCTCGAAGCCGCGATCGGCCGCGGAGCAGCGCAGCGCGTCTTCACGCTCAAGATGCTGGCGACCTTCGCCGTCGTGGCGCTGGCGCTGGCAGCACTCGGTCTCTTCGGCGTGCTGTCGTACGGGGTGAAGCTGCGCAGTCGCGAGTTCGGGATCCGCATGGCCCTCGGCGCCGACCGGCCTGCGATTCGCCGGGCGGTCATGGCGAACGGACTCGTGGTCGCGGGGATCGGGATCGCCGTCGGGCTCGCCGGCGCCGTGGCGCTGGCGCGAACCATGGCGTCACTGATGTTTCACACCTCGCCGCTCGATCCCAGGGTGCTCGGGGCAGCTATCGTATTCATGACCATAGTGGCCGCGGTCGCCGCGTACATTCCCGCCTACCGTGCCACCGCGGTCGACCCGCGGAGCGCATTGCAGTAG